A genome region from Drosophila simulans strain w501 chromosome 2R, Prin_Dsim_3.1, whole genome shotgun sequence includes the following:
- the LOC6734504 gene encoding uncharacterized protein LOC6734504 isoform X1 yields MEDIEYLDEYKDLVLPGIKSSAPPASAGVPRQRRISSDSSSSSSIDADIFQKLFHGKYLDDELLKEGSGSKSQDRRRRPPSSSSSDESNDALEALFCGKSSQSKLSKRRERYESFDSVDDLGEALMRPSHRLTVPKPSTSQAGSKKSQDAIPHRSISNSSSGNIAMSSGHTFASPKNKKTNSVANKTAVSANGDKGTSSKNKTVTIVKPQKTDLRPSRLEPKTDPLTLGDLYGDSDSDSSYEYESDFYGDQDSDEEDEPVIDISTDTSRTTSVADTVTPVVSDDEGQEPQSELNQRPENDKESFLSSTYERLQSYLSNLSSAEAPPIYKKQNSARKSRSNEKKSSSFQQVKHANEQTAASDKEANKKERDLEPPEANSSAKSSASKASGSRKLYDVDSNATLEAVERMSLDLAEQILKIDVERSYEFEKRSGSKSRSLSRSKIPADSSTSQMDYVRKLTYSSERLDQPEPLSTQLRRSKSESLPKRGRPRGQKQRKIRAATTEEKSPNVRVGEGEPVKRRRGRPRKIIPKEEPTTAETANPIESLNTNVPLSIDTSKGNPETERVNLEVPTKQDEPISELDNAKELTGSTNLSKDDIKMASSHQETDQKCAPDRVALDKSESAPKVEQEPHCKVDTPTETFDTALDESKVSESATNHIESEDKGLSSDKEKTQKESRNGHSKKTNDNENSVICTNEVELPVDMAEAKAVSGNILEESDSQLAEDFKLAEEILAAEVGKAVEANEVPVTSVQGEQNPVIEIVKELEQETISEVVPAQNENQSSADEENPVENQSPVKEPSSSKDEPPAEEHSPGPDQDPVVKQETPVAKNKQHDKEHNEASQAESLSGSDDPSSSGTLSKKRNHSSPANTPKKSKEIEALQSSVPRRALRSDKATPQNQRESRSKRTLKTELTLLMDDTMRRSSPRLGRSPAESHSSQERSPMEKKVTVSKLAKDLITIEKEKVIELKSLPDAPETKDVKITKTTTASDTSILTDENPSSSKTEQKKLKGKALKAKKMRTSETEVKKAISDSNEDIPSSSSIKCVDEHLTSSESEPKDEKEEILCPKPPIDCTNTDLEQSTAIETDTEQVEEKRSNRRKSRRIRNEKFKTETDTHSDHSDVKKAEKVPLETQQSDPVTAKKERNSGRLSRKEKSVINADKSEKDESPSSKSQSTERTQLLNENPSKKDKKTEQSDNTNEAVPIGKTETSNSRNTIDKKSNKSSDSANHKESASIKLSSKSSPEKIMQDQDKKLDALNDGGDSDPTIRDTGEDSRQTDKEHEENNTKHEEEGAEPISKDSSQDSAKPRLSKTKSRNKGKKNEKKTNDSIAVSDIEAAFGVNTENVQATCSTSSESGKKDMVKSDETNEEANLSETKIDQENKLDAVIEGRDLDPNIRDTGENRRQINKKRKKDDTKNYEETILNTDETKYSSEKDAENISKHFSQDSAKLKPSKAKSRNKRKKSEKKPSDSIAESDIEGALDVNAETVQATCSTSSQSNKKDMVKSGEKSEEPNLSETEIGRIRKRRQAVTIENTKDDFQITPQNENQSIAGFNSEEQVPRPESVDSSDTPIMKIPTKTYLMCTKNKTSLLTASEDPDTVPEQQKLITTKKGDSNNVSDVLTTEALDLDNANNLETSSSQDPKEHGFSDQTLTDNSDIIPSCTKKSQIDVPTTPTKSSDQTNSFITPIRSAKSKRNVSKETKKSDNSLEESQKAASESSASKEQKELRTPTASCRKLRVLIKRTPTSNLPTNSRKSIFKKTSAKSKRLSKILEIMEKRPSSEQCDNKPLVSSDEINPDSDPVAAESLTVAILHDSDRDLETNKIQNEEVFEDTEVASAEETDNKSKKKEDDHELEVNDICAASENPITDGSTKDASLNKATDSDVLQETKDELSNSLINATQDEDTPMKELPEEEVPNDKTAKDESEKQEILKDLEPDNAPLEEASAPTAKAAEEVDLYIKDKSNVKSVVAEPETDVTDDEFLVQSPIPNSSETTSVTDDPEPSTSSVVKRSLRKREADSSQPDEAAKRKQRQDVEKSLTGKKKPARRRQLAEVEERASHKRSKTELEAKSTVQGKFISIIGNETIMSSTTAPIRDTKSEAASTSPSARKPAVQESKHVETTKHIILGPPGKKLLHLDSPAAEVKKPMVQTLLSSTLSLQKPSTVDDGSPLKIRKSVKKSIADENIDGDQSILSSSSVLNKITSAVAPRKVNISVSLLQSKDTQVGTTASSSKTPILTKKEKLKTQKSTKKSEDNTKTESKKKSLVQGPQMKTQKSEEGLSGPKILNKSLKSETEFSKKTVSTVTGRKQIGQLEVSKKPESRKSEGSLLESNPRKKQSQVQRISKMDSRKSEGTSLTQPEVSKSETALKAALLKEAEFPVQVAEIEKMSKGRVHQNAVKNTKTEQPKSKTKTEVRSLDAEAAIDPMDSMNFQSDVSDIRAKFSEPQGIFNMPGHMPRAISSNRSLAPTPTPDRQRNASKERFTPVSDQKKPIRESQSLSKRRARGGKNQPLVSKRKAGEAEEDGTAVTNPKRPREMHEEDHPQQNDHVQEPAFAAFPVKITAASSVTHQVVHSTGNTVPLIVNSRKLCVKINRRPYNKWLRSTQERNIEQEGSRNVTSLPLLGETSETDSAGESTAESMLQSQVESEPVIQPLPASDPDSCPAQASDVQVRESSAQLAPIAANVSPAVNDSSTSPALDITPENAQTAKTTLKTGICSLTEQHLPDDPTLLDSSKNVAEPRKLQTFQAKCLPVPIPEVKSEPEDIMDEHSPNEPMPMVAAAPATPQPHAITEDPGPLTIQVNTLGVSTSSRPPELNSIPSASDPDGNPNTIGQTKMFSFLYPKRYKQSYDDVGLDFCCPNLDGPMRAIDFTRLHSKAEVPVLEVPQFLVITTKFISKADKNMPSKVRAKLELLGRSKERDSSKLTPTSTTPTGDPTGPSSFSPAPAPVGPATQPFPSIIQNLLSAPIPAPSPFNHPTTVDPSTSTPVVPGSSSSTTNSATLDSLSKQLPRGTTLTKKSVQQVATIPSLAGTSMVLNASPSFIQLPPICPNDKQRVELQARVQMFDLVLQTLSRRAANLSVAERQRTIEEIVRTSSLMAIDVDVGTKLLENYVHYLNKATSSMTPLTPAQINSSLGASTSSPLSKSIASSDTPQQGKKIPAAHVQQRSSLPATTMPLYDADRNTIGFPYSCSKSTAGRKSSYAANSTPVRASTSQAAAAALGKVQPRSTLGIPKSVREDASQFVNLNTTVCMPAPRTNAKKKPGTSGPLKSINSSPAVQKPSLCKQKTAPARTPAKSTARAKSTASLSAVLGETPADEFVSPAGMSLSTTGNPNVFIISHAGQQEESILPDSNSSVGHMETTEIKGELDDSAEIII; encoded by the exons ATGGAGGACATTGAATATTTAGACGAGTACAAGGACTTGGTGCTGCCAG GGATTAAGTCGAGTGCTCCGCCAGCATCTGCCGGCGTTCCGCGGCAGCGTCGCATTTCATCGGACTCGAGCAGCTCGTCGTCGATTGATGCGGACATTTTCCAGAAGCTCTTCCATGGCAAGTACCTCGACGACGAACTGCTTAAGGAGGGCTCTGGCTCCAAGTCGCAGGACAGACGTCGACGCCCCCCATCTTCATCCTCCAGCGACGAGTCCAACGATGCCTTGGAAGCCCTCTTCTGCGGAAAGAGCAGCCAGTCGAAGCTAAGCAAGAGGCGCGAACGGTACGAGTCGTTCGATTCGGTGGACGACCTAG GCGAAGCCCTAATGCGTCCATCACACAGGCTGACCGTACCGAAGCCCAGTACCTCTCAGGCAGGTTCCAAAAAGTCACAAGATGCCATCCCACACAGAAGCAtcagcaatagcagcagcggcaacattgCCATGTCATCTGGGCATACTTTTGCAAGTcctaaaaacaagaaaaccaaTTCTGTGGCCAACAAGACAGCAGTATCTGCAAATGGTGATAAAGGGACTTCCAGCAAAAACAAGACGGTGACCATTGTAAAGCCCCAAAAAACAGATCTAAGGCCTTCGCGGCTTGAACCCAAAACAGATCCGTTAA CTTTGGGTGACTTATACGGGGATTCTGACAGCGATTCGTCCTATGAGTATGAATCGGACTTTTACGGCGATCAAGACTCCGATGAAGAGGATGAGCCGGTGATCGACATTTCAACGGACACAAGCAGGACCACATCGGTGGCGG ACACTGTGACACCTGTTGTTTCCGACGACGAGGGCCAGGAGCCGCAGAGTGAGCTGAATCAGCGTCCTGAGAATGATAAGGAGTCTTTTTTGAGCAGCACCTACGAACGCCTGCAGTCGTATTTGAGTAATCTCAGTTCCGCCGAGGCGCCGCCAATCTATAAGAAACAGAATAGTGCGAGAAAATCCCGCTCCAACGAAAAGAAATCCTCTTCTTTCCAACAGGTTAAGCATGCTAATGAGCAAACAGCGG CCAGTGACAAAGAGGCTAATAAAAAGGAGCGGGATTTGGAGCCACCGGAGGCGAACAGCAGTGCGAAATCCTCGGCCAGCAAGGCCAGCGGTAGTCGCAAGCTGTATGACGTAGATAGCAATGCCACGCTTGAGGCTGTGGAGCGCATGAGTCTCGACCTGGCCGAGCAAATCTTGAAGATCGATGTGGAGCGATCTTACGAGTTCGAAAAGCGGTCTGGCTCAAAGTCGCGTAGCTTATCCAGATCTAAGATTCCAGCAGATTCTAGCACCTCGCAAATGGATTACGTGCGAAAACTAACCTACTCGAGCGAAAGACTTGATCAACCGGAACCTTTGAGCACCCAGTTGCGTCGGTCGAAGAGCGAGTCCTTACCAAAGCGAGGACGCCCTcgtggccaaaagcagcgTAAGATCCGTGCAGCAACCACGGAGGAAAAAAGTCCTAATGTCCGGGTTGGGGAAGGAGAGCCAGTCAAAAGAAGACGCGGAAGGCCTCGCAAAATTATTCCAAAAGAGGAGCCTACGACAGCAGAGACTGCAAATCCAATTGAAAGCTTGAACACAAATGTCCCTCTCTCAATAGACACGAGCAAAGGAAACCCGGAAACGGAGAGGGTTAATTTGGAAGTGCCAACAAAACAAGATGAACCAATTAGCGAGTTGGACAATGCCAAAGAGCTCACAGGATCTACCAATTTATCCAAGGATGATATTAAAATGGCGTCAAGTCACCAAGAAACGGATCAGAAATGTGCTCCGGACAGGGTTGCGCTGGATAAATCTGAGTCCGCGCCAAAGGTCGAACAAGAACCGCATTGTAAAGTGGATACACCTACTGAAACATTTGATACTGCACTTGACGAAAGCAAAGTATCCGAAAGTGCAACAAATCATATTGAATCGGAAGATAAAGGTTTATCTTCGGATAAGGAGAAAACTCAGAAGGAATCTCGCAATGGACATTCGAAGAAGACAAATGATAATGAAAACTCGGTTATATGTACTAATGAAGTTGAATTACCAGTTGACATGGCTGAAGCCAAGGCAGTATCCGGAAATATTCTTGAGGAAAGCGATTCCCAACTTGCTGAGGATTTTAAATTGGCTGAAGAGATTTTAGCCGCTGAAGTTGGTAAGGCAGTTGAAGCCAACGAGGTACCAGTGACATCTGTGCAAGGAGAACAAAATCCAGTCATTGAAATTGTTAAAGAGTTAGAGCAAGAAACCATTTCGGAAGTCGTGCCCGCTCAGAATGAAAACCAATCTTCAGCTGACGAAGAAAATCCAGTGGAAAACCAGTCTCCAGTTAAGGAACCATCCTCTAGTAAGGATGAACCACCTGCAGAAGAACACTCCCCAGGTCCTGACCAAGATCCAGTTGTAAAACAGGAAACACCTGTAgcgaaaaataaacagcatGACAAAGAACACAATGAAGCTTCCCAAGCCGAATCTTTGTCTGGTTCTGATGATCCATCAAGCTCAGGCACTCTATCCAAGAAACGAAATCATTCCTCCCCAGCTAATACCCCCAAGAAATCGAAAGAAATTGAAGCTTTGCAAAGTTCGGTGCCCCGAAGAGCTCTTAGGTCTGATAAAGCAACTCCTCAAAACCAAAGGGAAAGTCGGTCAAAGCGGACACTGAAAACAGAGCTCACACTACTTATGGATGATACAATGAGACGAAGCAGTCCAAGACTAGGAAGGTCGCCAGCGGAAAGTCATTCCTCACAAGAACGCTCTCCCATGGAAAAGAAAGTGACAGTCTCCAAGTTGGCCAAAGATTTAATAACaatagaaaaggaaaaagtgaTAGAGCTAAAGTCGCTACCTGATGCGCCTGAAACTAAGGATGTAAAGATAACCAAAACCACTACAGCATCAGATACTTCCATACTGACTGATGAAAATCCTAGCTCCAGTAAGACTGAACAGAAGAAGTTGAAGGGTAAAGCGTTGAAGGCAAAAAAGATGAGGACCAGTGAGACAGAAGTTAAGAAGGCAATATCAGATTCCAATGAAGATAtaccttcttcttcttccataAAGTGTGTTGATGAACATTTAACTTCCAGCGAATCGGAGCCGAAAGACGAAAAGGAGGAGATCTTATGTCCAAAACCGCCAATAGATTGTACTAACACGGATTTGGAACAATCTACGGCTATTGAAACTGATACGGAACAAGTTGAGGAAAAACGATCAAATCGCAGAAAATCACGCAGGattcgaaatgaaaagttCAAAACTGAAACGGACACACATTCCGATCATTCGGATGTAAAGAAAGCTGAGAAAGTGCCATTGGAGACTCAGCAAAGTGATCCTGTCACTGCTAAGAAAGAGCGAAACTCCGGCAGATTAAGTCGTAAGGAAAAGTCTGTTATTAATGCGGACAAATCCGAAAAGGACGAAAGCCCGTCCTCCAAATCTCAGTCCACTGAAAGAACACaacttttaaatgaaaacccTTCTAAAAAGGATAAAAAAACAGAGCAATCTGATAACACAAACGAAGCGGTTCCAATTGGCAAGACGGAAACGTCAAATAGCAGAAATACAATCgataaaaaaagtaataaaagtTCTGACAGTGCAAATCATAAGGAGTCAGCTTCTATAAAATTATCATCAAAATCCAGTCCTGAAAAAATCATGCAAGATCAGGATAAGAAATTGGATGCATTAAACGATGGCGGAGACTCGGATCCAACTATAAGAGATACCGGCGAGGACAGTAGACAGACTGATAAGGAACACGAAGAGAATAATACCAAACATGAGGAAGAGGGCGCTGAGCCTATTTCAAAAGACTCTTCACAGGATTCAGCCAAACCCAGACTTTCGAAAACAAAGTCCAGAAACAAGGGtaagaaaaacgaaaagaagaCTAATGATAGTATTGCTGTATCTGATATAGAAGCTGCTTTCGGCGTTAACACAGAAAACGTTCAAGCTACATGCTCTACATCTTCAGAGTCAGGGAAAAAGGACATGGTTAAATCTGATGAAACAAACGAGGAAGCAAACTTATCTGAAACAAAAATAGATCAGGAGAATAAATTGGATGCAGTAATCGAAGGCAGAGACTTGGATCCAAATATAAGAGATACCGGGGAGAACCGTAGACAGATTAATAAGAAACGCAAAAAAGACGACACTAAAAATTATGAAGAGACAATTTTGAATACAGatgaaacaaaatattcttcaGAAAAGGACGCGGAGAATATTTCAAAACACTTTTCACAGGATTCAGCTAAACTAAAACCCTCAAAAGCGAAGTCCAGAAACAAGCGtaagaaaagcgaaaagaaacCTAGTGATAGTATTGCTGAATCTGATATAGAAGGTGCTTTGGACGTTAACGCAGAAACCGTTCAAGCTACATGTTCTACATCTTCACAGTCCAATAAAAAGGACATGGTTAAATCTGGTGAAAAAAGCGAGGAACCAAACTTATCTGAAACAGAAATAGGAAGAATAAGGAAACGTAGGCAGGCTGTTACCATTGAGAATACCAAAGATGATTTTCAGATTACTccgcaaaatgaaaaccagaGCATTGCCGGTTTCAATTCTGAGGAACAGGTACCACGGCCAGAAAGTGTTGACTCCTCCGATACTCCGATTATGAAAATACCAACGAAAACTTACCTAATGtgtacaaaaaacaaaacatcgCTATTGACCGCCTCAGAAGATCCTGATACTGTCCCTGAGCAACAGAAGTTGATCACCACAAAAAAAGGCGACTCTAATAATGTTAGTGATGTATTGACCACAGAGGCGCTTGATCTAGATAATGCCAATAATTTGGAAACCAGTTCGTCGCAGGATCCCAAAGAACATGGATTTTCTGATCAAACTTTGACAGATAATTCCGATATCATTCCTTCATGTACAAAAAAGTCGCAGATTGATGTTCCTACTACTCCAACAAAAAGCAGCGATCAAACCAACAGCTTTATAACGCCCATTAGATCAGCGAAATCTAAACGAAATGTTTCCAAAGAGACTAAAAAATCAGATAATAGCCTTGAGGAAAGTCAGAAAGCAGCTTCTGAATCCTCGGCTTCTAAAGAACAAAAAGAACTCAGGACTCCTACAGCGTCCTGTCGAAAGCTGCGGGTGTTAATAAAAAGAACTCCCACCTCCAATTTGCCTACAAATTCAAGGAAGTCTATATTTAAGAAAACTTCCGCGAAGTCGAAGCGATTGTCTAAAATTCTCGAGATCATGGAAAAAAGGCCATCTAGTGAGCAATGTGATAATAAGCCGCTAGTTTCTTCAGATGAAATTAATCCTGACTCTGATCCTGTTGCTGCAGAATCGTTAACCGTTGCAATTCTTCATGATTCTGATAGGGATcttgaaacaaacaaaatccaaaatgAAGAAGTTTTTGAGGATACGGAAGTGGCGTCTGCTGAAGAAACAGATAATAAATCGAAAAAGAAAGAGGACGATCACGAATTGGAAGTAAATGACATTTGCGCAGCGAGTGAAAATCCTATCACAGACGGTTCAACTAAGGACGCCTCATTAAACAAGGCAACAGATAGTGATGTTTTGCAGGAAACAAAGGACGAATTATCTAACTCGTTAATTAATGCGACTCAAGACGAGGATACCCCAATGAAGGAGTTGCCCGAAGAGGAAGTTCCTAATGATAAAACCGCCAAAGATGAATCTGAAAAACAGGAAATCTTAAAAGATCTAGAACCGGATAATGCGCCGTTAGAAGAGGCTTCTGCTCCAACAGCGAAAGCCGCCGAGGAGGTGGACCTTTACATAAAGGATAAGTCTAATGTTAAATCGGTTGTTGCCGAACCAGAAACTGATGTAACAGATGACGAGTTCCTCGTCCAAAGCCCAATTCCGAACTCATCGGAAACAACAAGTGTCACGGATGATCCCGAACCCAGCACATCCAGCGTGGTGAAGCGCAGCTTGCGCAAGCGGGAAGCGGATTCTTCACAGCCAGATG AAGCTGCTAAACGAAAGCAACGCCAAGATGTGGAAAAGTCGTTAACTGGCAAAAAGAAACCAG CTCGACGCCGACAACTCGCTGAGGTAGAAGAACGAGCATCCCATAAACGCTCAAAGACGGAGTTAGAAGCCAAGTCCACTGTCCAGGGCAAATTTATCTCTATTATTGGCAATGAGACTATCATGTCATCCACAACAGCGCCTATTAGGGATACCAAAAGCGAGGCGGCCAGCACATCTCCATCTGCACGGAAACCGGCGGTACAGGAATCCAAGCACGTCGAAACCACTAAGCATATCATCCTAGGACCACCAGGCAAAAAGCTTCTTCATTTGGATAGTCCAGCCGCGGAAGTCAAGAAGCCCATGGTGCAAACTCTGCTGAGTTCCACTCTAAGTCTTCAAAAACCTTCGACAGTAGACGATGGTAGTCCATTGAAAATAAGGAAATCCGTGAAAAAGTCGATTGCCGATGAAAACATTGACGGGGATCAGTCGATCTTGAGCAGTTCCTCTGTGCTTAATAAAATTACGTCTGCTGTTGCTCCAAGAAAGGTAAATATATCCGTTTCCCTGTTGCAATCGAAGGACACTCAAGTGGGAACAACTGCATCGTCATCCAAGACACCAATATtgacaaaaaaggaaaaacttaaaacacAGAAATCGACTAAGAAATCGGAGGACAATACGAAAACGGAGAGCAAGAAAAAATCTTTAGTACAAGGCCCTCAaatgaaaacccaaaaatCCGAGGAGGGTCTATCGGGGCCGAAAATTCTAAATAAATCCCTAAAATCGGAAACCGAATTCTCAAAGAAAACGGTTTCCACAGTAACAGGCCGGAAACAAATTGGGCAACTGGAGGTTTCGAAGAAACCGGAAAGCAGAAAGTCGGAGGGGTCTTTACTAGAATCAAATCCTCGGAAAAAGCAATCCCAAGTCCAACGGATAAGTAAAATGGATAGTAGAAAATCTGAAGGAACATCTTTAACTCAACCAGAAGTCTCGAAGTCTGAAACTGCTTTGAAAGCAGCATTGCTCAAGGAAGCTGAGTTCCCAGTGCAAGTCGCAGAAATCGAGAAAATGTCCAAAGGTCGCGTACACCAAAATGCGGTCAAAAACACCAAAACGGAACAACCCAAATCGAAGACCAAGACTGAGGTCCGTTCCCTGGATGCTGAGGCTGCTATTGATCCAATGGACTCGATGAACTTTCAATCGGATGTATCTGATATCCGCGCAAAATTTTCCGAACCCCAAGGAATCTTCAATATGCCAGGTCACATGCCCCGAGctatcagcagcaacagatcACTGGCACCTACACCAACTCCTGACAGGCAACGAAATGCTTCTAAGGAGCGCTTTACGCCTGTTTCGGaccaaaaaaaaccaatcaGGGAATCACAGTCTTTATCGAAGCGTCGTGCACGAGGTGGAAAGAACCAGCCACTTGTTTCAAAAAGGAAAGCGGGTGAAGCGGAAGAAGACGGTACAGCTGTGACCAATCCCAAGAGACCCAGAGAGATGCATGAAGAGGACCACCCACAACAGAATGATCATGTCCAAGAACCTGCATTCGCTGCGTTCCCAGTGAAAATAACAGCTGCTTCTTCTGTTACTCACCAAGTAGTGCATTCTACGGGTAATACAGTTCCTCTAATTGTTAATTCCCGCAAACTTTGCGTGAAAATAAATCGGAGGCCCTATAATAAGTGGCTTCGGAGCACCCAGGAGAGGAATATAGAACAAGAAGGATCTCGTAATGTAACGTCATTACCACTGCTTGGTGAAACCTCAGAAACGGATTCAGCGGGAGAGTCAACGGCAGAATCAATGCTGCAATCCCAAGTAGAGTCGGAGCCTGTTATTCAGCCACTGCCTGCATCCGATCCCGATTCTTGTCCAGCGCAGGCCTCAGATGTTCAAGTAAGGGAAAGCTCAGCTCAACTTGCTCCCATTGCAGCTAATGTTTCACCGGCAGTTAACGATTCATCGACATCACCCGCTTTAGACATCACACCCGAAAATGCACAGACAGCTAAGACAACCTTGAAGACTGGTATCTGTTCATTGACTGAACAACATCTTCCTGACGACCCAACGTTGCTGGACAGTTCCAAGAATGTTGCAGAACCGCGGAAGCTACAAACGTTTCAAGCCAAATGCTTGCCTGTGCCAATTCCAGAGGTAAAGTCAGAGCCGGAGGATATCATGGATGAACATTCACCTAATGAGCCCATGCCCATGGTTgctgcagcaccagcaacacctCAACCACATGCGATTACGGAGGACCCTGGGCCCCTCACTATTCAAGTCAACACCTTGGGTGTTTCCACTTCATCTAGGCCGCCTGAGTTAAATTCAATTCCCTCCGCCAGTGACCCTGACGGAAACCCCAATACCATTGGGCAGACCAAGATGTTCTCCTTTCTCTACCCGAAACGTTACAAGCAATCCTATGACGACGTGGGTCTAGACTTTTGCTGTCCAAATCTCGATGGACCAATGCGGGCTATTGATTTTACACGATTGCATTCGAAGGCCGAGGTACCAGTGCTGGAAGTCCCGCAGTTCCTGGTTATAACCACCAAGTTCATCTCTAAGGCGGATAAGAATATGCCAAGTAAAGTGCGGGCAAAGCTGGAATTACTGGGCAGGTCGAAAGAACGGGATTCCAGTAAACTGACCCCGACGTCTACCACTCCGACTGGTGATCCCACCGGTCCTTCATCCTTTTCACCTGCTCCCGCTCCGGTTGGTCCGGCAACTCAACCGTTTCCATCGATTATACAGAATTTGCTATCGGCTCCCATACCTGCTCCAAGTCCATTTAATCATCCCACAACCGTGGACCCGTCCACTTCCACTCCCGTAGTTCCAGGCAGTTCCTCTTCCACTACCAATTCGGCGACCTTGGATTCTTTAAGCAAACAGTTGCCACGTGGCACAACACTGACCAAGAAGTCAGTGCAACAAGTGGCTACCATTCCCTCATTAGCCGGCACCTCGATGGTACTCAATGCGTCACCCTCCTTTATTCAGTTACCCCCGATTTGCCCCAACGACAAGCAGCGCGTGGAGCTGCAGGCGAGGGTTCAAATGTTTGACTTGGTGCTCCAGACCCTCAGCCGACGGGCAGCTAACTTATCAGTGGCCGAGCGACAGCGTACCATTGAGGAGATCGTAAGGACCAGCTCCTTAATGGCCATCGACGTGGATGTGGGTACAAAGCTTTTGGAAAACTATGTACATTACTTAAATAAGGCTACCAGCTCAATGACTCCTCTAACCCCGGCCCAAATCAACTCGAGCTTAGGCGCTTCCACCAGCTCGCCGCTTTCCAAAAGCATAGCCTCTTCCGACACCCCACAACAAGGGAAGAAAATACCTGCGGCCCATGTCCAACAGCGGAGTTCTCTCCCCGCTACCACCATGCCCCTCTACGATGCGGACAGGAACACAATTGGCTTTCCGTATAGCTGCTCGAAATCGACGGCAGGACGAAAGTCTTCATATGCTGCCAATAGCACGCCTGTAAGAGCCTCCACAtcccaagcagcagcagcagcgctaGGAAAGGTTCAGCCAAGATCCACGCTGGGGATCCCGAAAAGTGTTCGGGAAGACGCTAGTCAG TTTGTTAATCTAAACACAACAGTGTGTATGCCAGCACCAAGGACGAATGCCAAGAAAAAACCAGGGACATCGGGCCCTCTAAAGTCGATTAATTCTTCACCAGCTGTGCAGAAACCGTCGCTGTGCAAACAGAAGACGGCGCCGGCAAGGACTCCCGCCAAGAGCACAGCACGAGCGAAATCAACAGCGTCTTTAAGTGCAGTGTTGGGTGAGACTCCTGCTGACGAATTCGTATCCCCCGCAGGAATGAGTCTGAGTACCACCGGAAATCCGAATGTGTTCATCATTAGCCATGCGGGGCAGCAAGAGGAAAGCATCCTACCGGACTCCAATAGCAGCGTGGGGCACATGGAAACGACGGAGATCAAGGGCGAGCTTGATGATTCTGCGGAGATTATTATATAG